A region of Theileria annulata chromosome 2, complete sequence, *** SEQUENCING IN PROGRESS *** DNA encodes the following proteins:
- a CDS encoding apurinic/apyrimidinic endonuclease Apn1-like, putative (all_bases.C.cand.291 - apurinic/apyrimidinic endonuclease Apn1;~Apicoplast targetting peptide predicted by the PlasmoAP tool;~Signal peptide predicted for TA12590 by SignalP 2.0 HMM (Signal peptide probability 0.937, signal anchor probability 0.027) with cleavage site probability 0.654 between residues 21 and 22) — protein sequence MRYIFLPLTVIICMIFNFCTGISQKRTLQLYSYIYSNNLHIHQDILSKFSEMATKVKTKLVKKEKKEELNNDLETKLESVKTKKAVKKTPKSLTQTKLDFATPTASPTKWAKIPPLDPKEDVDEAYKKIAELREKSNVYIGAHVSASGGPEYSVPNAYNILGQSFALFLKNQRTWNWKALSKSAIEKFKSNMSSHNYDPKFVLPHASYLINMANPDPDKRNRAFDNFLDDIQRCEQLGIKLYNFHPGSTCGLCEKKEGIKHISDCINKALEMTKGVTIVLENAAGQKNVIGSKFDDLKQIIANVEDKSRVGVCLDTCHLFAAGYDIRTTEQFDQVMKDFDSVVGLKYLRAVHLNDSKSDLGSGLDRHENIGKGKLSEETFRFIVNSPYFKNIPIILETPVTEGNEGVYKQEVKLMYSLLD from the exons atgcgttatatatttttacctttaactgtaataatatgtatGATTTTTAACTTTTGCACAGGAATAAGTCAGAAACGAACCTTACAACtttattcatatatttattcaaataaCCTACACATCCATCAGGATATTTTAAGTAAATTCTCTGAAATG GCGACTAAAGTCAAAACTAAACTAGttaaaaaagaaaagaaGGAAGAACTCAATAATGATTTGGAAACAAAATTAGAATCTgtaaaaactaaaaaagCTGTTAAAAAAACACCAAAATCACTGACTCAGACGAAACTAGACTTTGCAACGCCCACAGCAAGTCCCACCAAATGGGCAAAAATACCACCACTGG ACCCGAAGGAGGATGTAGATGAAGCGTATAAGAAAATCGCGGAATTGAGAGAAAAATCCAATGTCTATATTGGAGCACATGTTTCAGCGTCAGGAGGACCAGAATACTCAGTGCCAAACGCATACAATATCCTAG GCCAGTCGTTCGCACTTTTTCTTAAGAACCAAAGGACGTGGAACTGGAAAGCTTTG tcGAAATCGGCAATTGAAAAGTTCAAAAGTAACATGTCAAGTCATAACTATGACCCCAAATTCGTACTCCCACATGCATCATATTTGATTAACATGGCTAACCCAG ACCCGGATAAAAGAAACAGAGCATTCGATAACTTTTTAGATGACATCCAAAGATGTGAGCAACTAGGGATAAAGCTCTATAACTTCCATCCAG GATCAACTTGTGGTTTATGTGAAAAGAAGGAAGGGATAAAACACATTTCA GACTGTATTAATAAGGCCTTGGAGATGACAAAGGGTGTTACAATTGTGTTGGAAAATGCGGCAGGACAGAAAAACGTTATCGGATCAAAATTTGATGATTTGAAACAAATCATAGCAAACGTTGAGGATAAATCAAGA GTTGGAGTATGCCTTGATACCTGTCACCTATTTGCCGCAG GATATGATATTAGAACAACAGAACAGTTTGACCAAGTTATGAAGGACTTTGATAGTGTAGTTGGACTTAAATACCTTAGAGCAGTCCACCTAAATGACTCAAAGTCAGACCTCGGGAGTGGCCTTGACCGACATGAAAACATCGGCAAAGGAAAGCTTTCAGAAGAGACCTTCAGGTTCATAGTTAACAGTCCTTACTTTAAAAACATACCAATAATTCTTGAAACGCCAGTTACTGAAGGGAATGAAGGTGTATATAAACAGGAGGTAAAACTCATGTATAGTTTACTCGActaa
- a CDS encoding cargo protein (transmembrane protein tmp21 homologue), putative (chr2.cand.174 - cargo receptor, signal peptide, PF01105 emp24/gp25L/p24 family;~1 probable transmembrane helix predicted for TA12565 by TMHMM2.0 at aa 181-203): MVIPSFNFNLTTISILILFNFTIKSSCSYIDATTYLEPYQQFCLSEVVGKDMFVHLTFGILDLKPDQFYSAYVIEEGSDQYIFRESAIRNDVSLSFTSVEGPSITLCVNGPQSGTNFNFSLKFGADARDYSIIAKSSHLDPVDIRVQNVLDELSAFHKAQIIGASSIDRISEKAIKTYHLLARFAIANSVFVIFSTLCYIFYFRNFFKSKKLI, from the coding sequence atGGTTATCCcatcttttaattttaatttaaccACCATTTCCATTCTTATTCTCTTTAACTTTACTATAAAGTCTTCTTGCTCTTATATCGATGCCACTACGTATCTGGAACCTTATCAACAGTTTTGTTTATCTGAAGTTGTAGGAAAAGATATGTTTGTTCACTTGACATTTGGTATTTTAGACCTTAAACCAGACCAGTTCTACTCAGCCTACGTGATCGAGGAGGGCTCAGATCAATATATTTTCCGTGAATCTGCTATTAGAAACGACGTCTCACTTTCATTTACTTCAGTTGAAGGTCCTTCAATTACTTTATGCGTCAACGGACCTCAATCTGgtacaaattttaacttttcGCTAAAGTTCGGAGCCGACGCAAGGGACTATTCAATTATCGCAAAGAGTTCCCACTTGGATCCTGTGGATATTAGGGTTCAAAACGTTCTCGATGAGCTTTCTGCCTTTCACAAGGCTCAAATTATCGGCGCTTCATCCATTGACAGAATCAGTGAAAAGGCTATTAAAACTTACCATTTGTTAGCACGTTTTGCAATCGCCAATAGCGTTTTCGTCATTTTCTCAACTctttgttatattttttactttaGAAACTTCTTCAAATccaaaaaattaatctaa
- a CDS encoding eukaryotic translation initiation factor 6, putative (all_bases.C.cand.291 - translation initiation factor 6), which translates to MAIRAQYENSNEVGVFSTLTNSYALVSLGSSTNFSSLFEAELTPHIPVVHTTIGGTRVIGRVSVGNKKGLLVSSICTDKELRHLRNSLPDSVEIRRIDERLSALGNCISANDYVGLIHVDMDKETEEIVEDVLGIEVFRASIAGDVLIGSYTRFQNKGGLVHVKTTTSEMEELSQLLQIPLTSGTINRGSDVIGAGIVVNDWVAFCGMSTTATEIATVERIFNLARPSGLNSSIIDSYSLKSALIDTLI; encoded by the exons ATGGCCATAC GGGCTCAGTATGAGAACAGCAACGAAGTTGGAGTGTTTTCCACTTTGACTAACTCGTATGCACTGGTTTCGCTTGGATCTTCCACTAATTTTTCGAGTCTTTTTGAGGCAGAATTGACTCCTCACATCCCAGTAGTTCACACTACCATCGGTGGTACAAGAGTTATAGGAAGGGTATCAGTAG gaAATAAAAAAGGACTTTTGGTGTCCAGCATTTGTACAGATAAAGAATTAAGGCACCTGAGAAACTCACTCCCTGATTCCGTAGAAATTCGAAGAATAGATGAAAGATTATCAGCTCTAGGAAATTGTATATCAGCAAATGATTATGTTGGATTAATTCATGTCGATATGGATAAAGAAACCGAGGAAATAGTAGAAGATGTTTTGGGGATCGAGGTTTTCAGAGCCTCAATAGCCGGAGATGTTTTAATCGGAAGTTATACTAGATTTCAAAATAAAGGAGGACTGGTTCATGTAAAAACTACAACCAGTGAAATGGAAGAACTTTCACAACTTTTACAAATTCCACTAACCTCAGGAACTATTAACAGAGGCTCAGATGTTATTGGAGCAg gAATTGTCGTCAACGACTGGGTCGCATTTTGTGGAATGTCAACCACCGCTACTGAGATTGCGACAGTTGAAAGAATTTTTAACTTGGCAAGACCATCTGGGCTCAATTCTTCTATCATCGATTCCTATAGTCTTAAGAGTGCATTAATTGacacattaatttaa
- a CDS encoding ATP-dependent RNA helicase, putative (chr2.C.cand.335 - DEAD box RNA helicase), whose product MLSESSVSLAIANNCIEESYSSENSLSTNKWDLHDFRSKSFKLISDSKNKFKREKLGSETSNHTSDIQKNNKKENLETFEGLGVPNWIIEICKSLQIKKPTKIQQLCLPSAFKGKNLIGCSETGTGKTICFCWPILTSLAKNPYGVYSLVLTPTRELAFQISDQFRIFGVNMNILVLSCVGGVDIVSQSIEMEKRPHVIIATPGRLAYQVSNAERNLSSIFSNVKYLVFDESDRLLDITFQEHLKEILKCIPKSSEGRITFMFSATITDAIRTLASKISNTNFEFYDATEESSKVLKLNRKIEHEYLFLPQHERFLKDEKDKGIIFTCTKKRCQLVSLTLDQLDFKVTCIHSLMKQSKRTDSLSKFRSGYSNLLVATDLVSRGIDVPEVAFVINLDFPTTPSDYIHRVGRTGRGGRQGIAFSFIDEFDVDKVKNVENSVEIRLKKYEIKDKEAVKLLNKVTVATQKAHIFLQEREYK is encoded by the exons ATGTTATCTGAATCTTCAGTTTCTTTAGCTATCGcaaataattgtattgAAGAATCCTATTCTTCTGAAAATAGTCTTAGTACTAATAAATGGGATTTACATGATTTTAGATCTAAAAGTTTTAAACTAATTTCTGACtcaaaaaacaaatttaaaaggGAAAAATTAGGTTCTGAAACTTCAAATCATACATCTGATatacaaaaaaataataaaaaggAGAATTTAGAAACATTTGAAGGGCTTGGAGTTCCAAATTGGATAATAGAAATATGTAAATCACTTCAGATTAAAAAACCTACAAAGATTCAACAACTGTGTTTACCCTCAGCCTTTAAGGGCAAAAACTTAATCGGATGCTCTGAAACCGGAACTGGAAAGACTATTTGCTTCTGCTGGCCAATACTTACATCACTGGCGAAGAACCCATACGGAGTTTACAGCCTAGTGTTAACGCCTACGAGGGAGCTGGCGTTTCAAATCTCGGACCAGTTTAGAATATTCGGAGTTAACATGAACATCTTGGTGTTATCATGTGTCGGAGGGGTTGATATCGTTAGCCAGTCGATAGAAATGGAAAAGAGACCTCATGTCATTATAGCAACTCCAGGAAGACTAGCATACCAAGTTTCAAATGCTGAACGTAATTTATCAAgtatattttcaaatgtaAAGTACTTGGTTTTTGATGAGTCCGATAGACTATTAGATATAACCTTTCAAGAACATTTGAAGGAGATTTTAAAGTGTATTCCTAAGTCTTCTGAAGGAAGGATTACATTCATGTTTTCAGCAACAATTACAGACGCCATAAGAACGTTGGCATCAAAGATTTCAAACACAAACTTCGAATTCTACGACGCAACAGAAGAGTCATCAAAAGTGCTAAAACTTAACAGAAAAATCGAACACGAGTACTTATTTCTACCTCAACAT GAACGATTTTTAAAGGATGAAAAGGACAAAGGAATAATTTTTACGTGTACCAAAAAAAGATGCCAACTTGTCTCATTAACCTTAGACCAACTAGATTTTAAAGTAACATGTATACATTCACTCATGAAACAGTCTAAACGGACGGATTCGCTATCAAAATTTAGGTCTGGGTATTCCAATTTATTAGTTGCTACGGACTTGGTGTCAAGAGGAATTGACGTGCCAGAAGTGGCGTTTGTAATTAACCTCGATTTTCCAACTACACCATCTGATTACATTCACAGAGTTGGAAGAACAGGAAGAGGAGGAAGACAAGGTATCGCATTTTCATTCATTGATGAGTTTGATGTTGACAAGGTTAAGAACGTTGAGAATTCAGTGGAGATTAGGCTTAAAAAGTATGAAATCAAGGATAAAGAGGCTGTAAAACTATTAAACAAGGTAACTGTAGCTACTCAAAAGGCTCACATATTCTTACAAGAGCGGGAGTATAAATGA
- a CDS encoding ubiquitin-activating enzyme, putative (all_bases.cand.1521 - Ubiquitin-activating enzyme (E1 enzyme), PF00899 ThiF family, PF02134 Repeat in ubiquitin-activating (UBA) protein), with translation MFYFNVFNLVFIITNLNSSCINIFRNNKGIFPDGFLNFKRNPEKKDNLSQLNDVCNGNNLEGLESTDSDNKSKNLENSTVKNNKISRVELLFGSAGLKRLNSSNVFVIGANELSSKIITHLIRSGVSSVTVWDENKSLTRAILKEILILNPDANVKILHTDLLEHLSNYKYSAVIISNQPILTAIKFNKLFHKKINIVYASVSGCAGIVLNDFGDHKVHVTSDETYEEDSARILQLGEQSCLEVDSSKLSQYSKNDIIEVRYKEHGSENKLSQFKILNVDKSSEGSLKLWIDTRNDKLRDTVVSVRKVDKPEKLHFNTFESLINSVLTVNKFLNFVKRIFTHESIEKLVIGPDNNSSLNSKLVTVLASFIALSKTNSYNLPPESHLDLENFYAVTKQVYSESDYKVVSNFNCLKDFKIPSIISLIGGLAAQECIKAITHTFKPSDLILVDRSDIFSDESGQVDAENVRKSMSQVSKMSFLVVGSGALGCDYLKLLAEMGVSDVTLFDNDTVDVSNLSRQALFTINDIGKPKAQVAVRNLNLLHNTSGYKYYNRIFTEDSFELFDRHISEGNNYVAISAVDNIEGRVALDNFCLLNNLPMIESGIHGMKCIILRLPYTQYYIEIYIVSSSTSFMVPYITESFSSSMGDEAVSSDRYSCSVKGIPSNIDDCVFYSIELFSWIFNTQHMILNNFVKDPVKALEQAVKSGKNNFHNLIQIVYENLEIINSDEKKKEYVVNQWAKMKYDKYVGHESEYKNKLISALVNLKLKALKNVGIQPVNMDYDKFNLILNHGYKEFGDHMSGNKFRKEDFQRLVDVFVCNSRKNTNYEFNPLVIEEDCNDSTDFVYFVSNLRARKFNIPEASKTNLVRKAKNIVPAVSTSVSIASSLSLMELYKLPIIKSTIVSSRCMKEDRNGLSGLPTSLKNGNELVINDNVKLNLFVNKSEINFCNGDKTIFTLRPFNYSKLDYLCGFFKNHFFNSATMKYVTNTCEPPKVFTIDNKNSILNGLSLSYWDQFIIREHRVHADGLTKSSQHTVPYKFNSRNIINGPNTYCKLRPKELIYLYELVDLLEFIFDIKVDGLTFKNGYLIVGEHNRFKPLQDLLNHRSGQLFLHIIARDNKSNKVIELPDIKYSII, from the exons ATGTTTTACTTTAATGtgtttaatttagtttttaTCATAACTAATCTCAATTCGTCATGTATAAACATatttagaaataataaaggaATATTCCCCGACGGATtcctaaattttaaaaggAATCCCGAGAAAAAAGATAATTTATCGCAATTAAATGATGTTTGTAATggtaataatttggaaGGATTAGAATCCACAGATTCCGAcaataaaagtaaaaatttagaaaattcgactgtaaaaaataataaaatatcaagAGTTGAGCTTTTATTTGGATCGGCAGGTTTAAAGCGTTTAAATTCCTCAAATGTGTTTGTGATTGGAGCGAACGAGTTATCGTCGAAAATCATAACACACTTAATAAGGTCTGGAGTGTCATCAGTAACAGTGTGGGACGAAAACAAGTCTCTGACAAGGGCTATTTTAAaggaaattttaattttaaacccGGACGCAAATGTTAAGATCCTACACACTGACCTTCTGGAACATTTGTCAAATTACAAATACTCAGCtgtaataatatcaaaCCAACCAATTCTGACGGCAATCAAGTTCAATAAGTTGTTCCATAAAAAGATAAACATAGTCTATGCGTCAGTTTCAGGATGTGCTGGAATCGTTCTCAACGACTTTGGTGACCACAAAGTTCATGTAACATCAGATGAAACATATGAGGAGGATTCAGCGAGGATTTTACAGTTAGGAGAACAGTCCTGCCTTGAGGTAGATTCATCAAAGTTATCTCAGTATAGTAAAAATGACATTATTGAAGTTAGATACAAGGAACATGGGTCTGAAAATAAGTTGAGCCAGTTTAAGATATTAAATGTAGACAAATCTAGTGAAGGTTCTTTAAAGCTTTGGATTGATACGagaaatgataaattaagaGACACAGTGGTATCAGTTAGAAAAGTTGATAAACCTGAAAAACTACACTTCAATACCTTTGAATCATTAATCAATTCAGTGCTAACAGTAAACAAGTTCCTAAATTTTGTCAAGAGAATATTTACGCATGAATCGATAGAAAAATTAGTAATCGGCCCAGATAATAACAGTAGTTTGAACAGTAAATTAGTGACTGTGTTAGCGTCGTTTATCGCATTGAGTAAGACAAACTCGTATAATTTACCACCAGAATCCCATTTGGATTTGGAGAACTTTTACGCAGTAACGAAACAAGTTTATTCTGAGTCAGACTATAAAGTTGTTTCCAACTTTAACTGTCTGAAGGACTTTAAAATCCCATCAATAATATCACTAATTG GTGGTTTGGCAGCTCAAGAGTGTATTAAGGCTATAACACACACTTTCAAACCTTCAGATCTAATATTAGTGGATAGAAGTGATATTTTCAGTGACGAGTCAGGCCAAGTGGATGCTGAAAATGTAAGGAAATCAATGAGCCAAGTGTCGAAAATGTCGTTTCTGGTAGTGGGATCAGGCGCGTTGGGATGTGACTATCTTAAGCTTCTGGCTGAAATGGGAGTCTCGGATGTAACACTATTCGATAATGATACTGTAGATGtatcaaatttatctaGGCAAGCTTTGTTTACAATTAACGATATTGGGAAACCAAAAGCCCAGGTAGCAGTTAGGAACCTGAACCTACTACATAACACCAGCGGATACAAGTATTATAACCGAATATTCACTGAAGATAGTTTCGAACTCTTTGATCGGCACATATCTGAGGGTAACAATTATGTAGCAATTTCAGCAGTGGATAACATTGAAGGAAGAGTAGCACTCGATAACTTTTGTCTTCTAAATAACTTGCCAATGATTGAATCTGGAATTCATGGAATGAAATGTATCATTTTAAGACTACCATATACACAATACTAtatagaaatatatatagttagtA GTAGTACGTCATTTATGGTGCCGTATATTACAGAGTCATTTTCAAGTTCAATGGGAGATGAAGCGGTATCATCAGATAGGTACAGTTGTTCAGTAAAGGGAATACCATCAAACATTGACGATTGTgttttttattcaattgAGTTGTTCTCCTGGATCTTTAACACACAGCACATGATCCTTAACAACTTTGTTAAGGACCCAGTTAAGGCACTTGAACAAGCTGTTAAATCTGGCAAAAACAATTTTCACAACTTGATTCAGATAGTCTATGAGAATCTAGAGATAATAAACTCTGACGAGAAGAAGAAAGAATATGTGGTAAATCAGTGGGCGAAGATGAAATATGACAAATACGTCGGTCACGAATCGGAATATAAGAATAAGTTAATCTCAGCGTTAGTAAATTTGAAGTTGAAAGCTCTCAAAAACGTTGGAATTCAACCAGTTAATATGGATTATGACAAGTTTAACCTCATTTTGAATCATGGGTATAAAGAGTTTGGAGATCACATGTCGGGCAATAAGTTCAGAAAAGAGGATTTCCAGAGATTAGTGGATGTGTTTGTTTGTAATTCAAGGAAAAACACCAACTATGAGTTTAACCCACTTGTAATTGAGGAGGATTGTAATGATTCAACTGACTTTGTATACTTTGTGAGTAACTTGAGGGCACGCAAATTCAATATACCAGAAGCCTCAAAAACAAATTTGGTTCGAAAAGCAAAGAACATTGTACCAGCTGTCTCAACATCCGTTTCAATTGCCTCTTCACTTTCACTTATGGAACTCTACAAACTaccaattattaaaagtaCAATTGTTAGTAGTAGATGTATGAAAGAAGATAGAAATGGTTTGTCAGGTTTACCAACTTCTTTAAAGAATGGAAATGAACTGGTGATAAACGAcaatgtaaaattaaatctatTTGTGAATAAGAGTGAGATTAACTTTTGTAATGGTGataaaactatttttaCACTTCGTCCATTCAACTATTCTAAGCTCGATTATTTGTGTGGTTTTTTCAAAAACCACTTCTTCAACAGTGCTACAATGAAATATGTAACAAACACATGTGAACCCCCAAAAGTCTTCacaattgataataaaaactCTATTCTCAACGGATTGTCACTTTCATATTGGGATCAGTTCATTATTCGGGAACATCGAGTGCATGCTGATGGTTTAACCAAAAGTAGTCAGCACACTGTACCCTACAAGTTTAATTCCCGAAATATCATTAATGGTCCAAATACGTATTGTAAACTAAGACCAAAAGAGTTGATTTATCTTTATGAGTTGGTTGATTTGCTTGAATTCATCTTTGACATTAAAGTTGACGGCCTAACATTTAAGAACGGGTACTTGATTGTGGGTGAACACAACAGGTTCAAGCCACTTCAGGATTTACTAAACCATCGCTCTGGACAGTTgtttttacacattattgCAAGGGATAACAAGTCAAATAAGGTTATAGAACTTCCTGATATTAAGTATTCCATAATATAA
- a CDS encoding uncharacterized protein (all_bases.C.cand.292 - hypothetical protein, conserved, pf10_0204) produces the protein MFFYNFKNVGVYLYLHLILTFTRRYTYGILINNRTSFINCNNNDQYRNLKIVKATLPDNDSSPNKYIEDFLKSSVSKNLFKDQSPNFIGMSPELTKLSKSKSWSDIVADEILKNRRLEYEDDQNVPRISGDPEEHRGLPIERKPFNYRLTPEGRVELEDYIEHLKRTAYTNPVKYKEDTPILWIIRSSYGNYCELLEKDEDKIKSLVNRVRKQFSRSELEILVLKVNVKMPLCEIMLEGTMPDMVRIFYARGGTLQYYVTPRFWTRCELLEMDPRLEAIYGKANAPGLFPQWDEDGMMEEIIDCMDRRPDYALEFRLPNLWQVKMLLPEFNQHLMKLFFDKVHWPTRLKVQKAFEMGVEDYRTIIEKKYVFYQKISLKSQGLKDLWLTKPDSFD, from the exons AtgtttttttataatttcaaaaatGTAGGAGTGTATCTATACCTACacttaattttaacctTTACAAGAAGATACACATATGGAATCTTGATAAATAATCGCACATCGTTCATTAATTGCAATAATAATGACCAGTATCGCAACttaaaaatagtaaaaGCAACTTTACCTGATAATGATTCCAGCccaaataaatatatcgAAGACTTCCTCAAATCTTCTGTCAGCAAAAATCTATTTAAGGACCAAAGTCCAAACTTTATAGGAATGAGCCCAGAATTAACTAAACT gaGTAAGTCAAAGTCCTGGAGCGATATTGTGGCTGATGAGATCTTAAAGAACAGAAGACTTGAATATGAGGATGATCAGAATGTTCCAAGAATTAGCGGTGATCCTGAAGAACACCGTGGACTTCCTATAGAAAGAAAGCCTTTTAATTACAGATTAACACCTGAAGGACGAGTAGAACTTGAGGATTATATAGAGCATTTGAAGAGAACAGCATACACAAACCCTGTAAAGTATAAAGAGGATACGCCTATTCTTTGGATAATCAGATCATCTTATG GGAACTACTGTGAGCTCCTGGAGAAAGATGAGGATAAAATAAAGTCACTTGTAAATAGAGTTAGAAAACAGTTTAGTCGATCAGAACTAGAAATTCTCGTTTTAAAAGTAAACGTGAAAATGCCACTATGTGAAATCATGTTAGAAGGAACCATGCCTGATATGGTCAGAATATTCTACGCACGAGGAGGAACTCTTCAG TACTATGTTACACCTCGTTTTTGGACTAGATGTGAATTACTTGAAATGGATCCTAGACTTGAGGCTATTTATGGAAAGGCGAATGCACCAGGTTTATTTCCACAGTGGGATGAGGATGGAATGATGGAGGAGATTATCGACTGTATGGACAGGAGACCTGACTACGCACTG GAGTTTAGATTGCCCAACCTCTGGCAGGTAAAGATGTTATTACCCGAGTTTAACCAACACCTAATGAAACTATTCTTTGACAAGGTTCACTGGCCCACCAGACTAAAAGTTCAAAAGGCTTTTGAAATGGGAGTCGAAGACTACCGAACAATAATTGAGAAGAAGTATGTGTTTTATCAGAAGATTTCTTTGAAAAGTCAAGGATTGAAAGATTTATGGCT CACAAAGCCCGACAGTtttgattaa